One Stenotrophomonas sp. SAU14A_NAIMI4_5 DNA segment encodes these proteins:
- the lptG gene encoding LPS export ABC transporter permease LptG has protein sequence MKLRPMRFDFYLGRAVFTTVLLTWAVLTGLDVVMAFSGEFKDIGKNGYSLGHAAAWVLYTVPRRAYTFFPTAAVIGALMGLGQLAATSELTALRALGLSRKRLSVSVAIALSLLTGVMVISAETLGPWGQNRADALKMSAKWGTDVTTARYSGLWAREGDTFLNAASGEEQLVGDKGTRLILRDVRLYRIAEDGNIASLTHAATAEHDRDGWVLTGVKRDTFAERGATREEAAREPWDSKLDAGALATGIAKPRNLKLSELSTSIEYRERNGLDARDFEDIYWSRWFYPLNVLALCLAAVPFAFGSLRSGGMGKRLFLGILFALGFWLLQLFFGRMAGALKFDYRIAYALPPIVMLAVSGWLFRRR, from the coding sequence ATGAAGCTGCGACCGATGCGTTTCGATTTCTACCTGGGCCGTGCGGTGTTCACCACCGTGCTGCTCACCTGGGCGGTGTTGACCGGCCTGGACGTGGTGATGGCCTTCTCCGGTGAGTTCAAGGACATCGGCAAGAACGGCTATTCACTGGGCCATGCCGCGGCCTGGGTGCTGTACACCGTGCCGCGCCGGGCCTACACCTTCTTCCCGACCGCCGCGGTGATCGGCGCGCTGATGGGCCTGGGCCAGCTGGCCGCCACCTCCGAGCTGACCGCGCTGCGCGCGCTGGGCCTGTCGCGCAAGCGCCTCAGTGTGTCGGTGGCGATCGCGCTGTCGCTGCTCACCGGCGTGATGGTGATCAGTGCCGAGACCCTTGGGCCGTGGGGCCAGAACCGCGCCGATGCGCTGAAGATGAGCGCCAAGTGGGGCACCGATGTGACCACGGCCCGTTATTCGGGCCTGTGGGCACGCGAGGGTGACACCTTCCTCAACGCTGCCAGCGGCGAAGAGCAGCTGGTCGGTGACAAGGGCACGCGGCTGATCCTGCGTGACGTGCGCCTGTACCGCATCGCCGAGGACGGCAACATCGCCTCGCTGACCCACGCCGCCACTGCCGAGCATGACAGAGACGGCTGGGTGCTGACGGGGGTCAAGCGTGACACCTTCGCCGAGCGTGGCGCGACCCGCGAGGAAGCCGCACGCGAGCCCTGGGATTCCAAGCTGGATGCCGGCGCGCTGGCGACCGGCATCGCCAAGCCGCGCAACCTGAAGTTGAGCGAGTTGAGCACCAGCATCGAATACCGCGAGCGCAACGGCCTGGATGCCCGCGATTTCGAGGATATCTACTGGAGCCGCTGGTTCTACCCGCTGAATGTGCTGGCGCTGTGCCTGGCCGCCGTGCCGTTCGCGTTCGGTTCGCTGCGCAGCGGCGGCATGGGCAAGCGCCTGTTCCTGGGCATCCTGTTCGCGCTGGGCTTCTGGCTGCTGCAGCTGTTCTTCGGGCGTATGGCCGGTGCGCTGAAATTCGATTACCGCATTGCGTACGCGTTGCCGCCCATCGTCATGCTGGCGGTGTCCGGCTGGCTGTTCCGGCGCAGGTAG
- the lptF gene encoding LPS export ABC transporter permease LptF produces the protein MLKLDRYLLGDFVQSFLATLIVLLVVSVGGVLVDILGNIADGRLPAKLLFSQLGLQFIAYMPLILPLALMLGLLLSIARLYRDSEMAVITAIGVGPKRLLRPLLMLVVPVVLLVGACSLWLGPWAGRTAEQMIQDANRSVLMAGLEPGRFTPLPNGGVVYLSSISPDGTKLGRVFLQRQKDDRLEVVSAAGGRMFFEGKQQRFLELDDGHQVEGPLAGALDYRLATFARNDVALPDGAQAKEEDDPELMPTLQLLGDDRAEAKAQLHRRVAPPLIALAFALLTVPLGRSSPRQQRYGRMMLALLAYMVGTNLMFIGSGWIANGRIPPAVGLWWLTLPLLGFALWMYFRDGRLARPKGARA, from the coding sequence ATGCTGAAGCTCGACCGATACCTGCTGGGCGATTTCGTCCAGAGTTTCCTGGCTACCCTGATCGTCCTGCTGGTGGTCAGCGTGGGCGGCGTGCTGGTGGACATCCTCGGCAACATCGCCGACGGACGGCTGCCGGCCAAGCTGCTGTTCTCGCAGCTGGGCCTGCAGTTCATCGCCTACATGCCGCTGATCCTGCCACTGGCACTGATGCTGGGCCTGCTGCTGTCCATCGCCCGCCTGTACCGCGATTCGGAAATGGCGGTCATCACCGCCATTGGCGTGGGGCCCAAGCGTCTGCTGCGGCCGCTGCTGATGCTGGTGGTGCCGGTGGTGCTGCTGGTCGGCGCCTGCTCGCTGTGGCTGGGCCCCTGGGCCGGCCGCACCGCCGAGCAGATGATCCAGGACGCCAACCGCAGCGTGCTGATGGCCGGGCTGGAGCCGGGCCGCTTCACCCCGCTGCCCAATGGCGGGGTGGTCTACCTGTCCTCGATTTCGCCCGATGGCACGAAGCTGGGCCGCGTGTTCCTGCAGCGGCAGAAGGATGACCGCCTGGAGGTGGTGTCCGCCGCCGGCGGCCGCATGTTCTTCGAGGGCAAGCAGCAGCGCTTCCTGGAGCTGGATGACGGCCACCAGGTGGAGGGCCCGCTGGCCGGCGCGCTGGATTACCGCCTGGCGACCTTCGCCCGCAATGATGTGGCTCTGCCCGACGGCGCCCAGGCCAAGGAGGAGGATGACCCCGAGCTGATGCCGACCCTGCAGCTGCTGGGTGACGACCGCGCCGAGGCCAAGGCCCAGCTGCACCGCCGCGTCGCCCCGCCGCTGATCGCCCTGGCCTTCGCCCTGCTGACCGTGCCGCTGGGCCGCAGCTCGCCGCGCCAGCAGCGCTATGGCCGGATGATGCTGGCCCTGCTGGCCTACATGGTCGGCACCAACCTGATGTTCATCGGCAGTGGCTGGATCGCCAACGGCAGGATTCCGCCTGCCGTCGGCCTGTGGTGGCTGACCCTGCCGCTGCTCGGCTTCGCGCTGTGGATGTATTTCCGCGATGGCCGCCTGGCGCGCCCGAAGGGAGCCCGCGCATGA
- a CDS encoding leucyl aminopeptidase, translating into MALEFTLNHLAPAAAGVDCLVVGAYADHSLTPAAQALDAASGGRLAALAQRGDLSGKTGATTLLHDLPGVSAPRVLVVGLGEAARFGVPQYLKAVGDAVRALKAGAARSALFTLSEVAVKDRDAAWAIRQAVIAADHAAYRYTVTLGKKKADDAGLAQLAIAGDDAQALAQGQAIAAGVEFARELGNLPPNYCTPAYLAEVGVKFAGEHDGAEAEILDEHQMEALGMGSLLAVARGSANRPRLVVLKWTGGGDAKPYVLVGKGITFDTGGVNLKTQGGIEEMKYDMCGGANVIGTFVAAVKAKLPLNLVVVVPAVENAIDGNAYRPSDVITSMSGKTIEVGNTDAEGRLILCDALTYAQRFEPAALVDVATLTGACLVALGHQTAGLMSKHDDLANELLAAGEHVFDRAWRLPLWDEYQPMLDSSFADVYNIGGRWAGAITAGCFLSRFAEGQRWAHLDIAGVASDEGKRGMATGRPVGLLSQWLLDQVARA; encoded by the coding sequence ATGGCCCTCGAATTCACCCTGAACCACCTCGCGCCGGCCGCCGCCGGCGTCGACTGCCTGGTCGTCGGCGCCTATGCCGACCACTCACTGACCCCGGCCGCCCAGGCCCTGGACGCCGCCAGCGGTGGCCGCCTGGCCGCCCTGGCCCAGCGCGGCGACCTGTCCGGCAAGACCGGCGCCACCACCCTGCTGCATGACCTGCCGGGCGTCAGCGCCCCGCGCGTGCTGGTGGTCGGCCTCGGCGAAGCCGCCCGTTTCGGCGTGCCGCAGTACCTGAAGGCCGTCGGCGACGCCGTGCGCGCGCTCAAGGCCGGCGCCGCCCGCAGCGCGCTGTTCACCCTGTCCGAAGTGGCCGTGAAGGACCGCGACGCGGCCTGGGCGATCCGCCAGGCGGTGATCGCCGCCGACCACGCCGCCTACCGCTACACCGTCACCCTGGGCAAGAAGAAGGCCGATGACGCCGGCCTGGCCCAGCTGGCCATCGCCGGCGACGACGCCCAGGCCCTGGCCCAGGGCCAGGCCATCGCTGCCGGTGTCGAGTTCGCCCGCGAGCTGGGCAACCTGCCGCCGAACTACTGCACCCCGGCCTACCTGGCTGAAGTGGGCGTGAAGTTCGCCGGCGAGCACGACGGCGCCGAAGCCGAGATCCTCGACGAGCACCAGATGGAAGCGCTGGGCATGGGCTCGCTGCTGGCCGTGGCCCGTGGTTCGGCCAACCGCCCGCGCCTGGTCGTGCTGAAGTGGACCGGTGGCGGCGACGCCAAGCCGTACGTGCTGGTCGGCAAGGGCATCACCTTCGATACCGGTGGCGTCAACCTGAAGACCCAGGGCGGCATCGAGGAGATGAAGTACGACATGTGCGGTGGCGCCAACGTCATCGGCACCTTCGTCGCTGCCGTGAAGGCCAAGCTGCCGCTGAACCTGGTGGTGGTCGTGCCGGCGGTGGAAAACGCCATCGACGGCAATGCCTACCGCCCGTCCGACGTGATCACCTCGATGTCGGGCAAGACCATCGAAGTCGGCAACACCGACGCCGAAGGCCGCCTGATCCTGTGCGACGCGCTGACCTACGCGCAGCGCTTCGAGCCGGCCGCCCTGGTTGACGTGGCCACCCTGACCGGCGCCTGCCTGGTTGCCCTGGGCCACCAGACCGCCGGCCTGATGAGCAAGCACGACGACCTGGCCAACGAGCTGCTGGCCGCCGGCGAGCACGTGTTCGACCGCGCCTGGCGCCTGCCGCTGTGGGATGAGTACCAGCCGATGCTGGATTCCAGCTTCGCCGACGTCTACAACATCGGCGGCCGCTGGGCCGGCGCCATCACCGCCGGCTGCTTCCTGTCGCGCTTCGCCGAAGGCCAGCGCTGGGCTCACCTGGACATCGCCGGCGTGGCCAGCGACGAAGGCAAGCGTGGCATGGCCACCGGCCGCCCGGTCGGCCTGCTGAGCCAGTGGCTGCTGGACCAGGTCGCCCGCGCCTGA